A portion of the Hyalangium minutum genome contains these proteins:
- a CDS encoding oxidoreductase, translated as MALSRSEGVFRVGLIGYGLAGASFHAPLLSVEPAFHLSAIVTRSAEAVARDWPGVRVVSVDALLADPEIDLVIVATPNDSHASLAERALLAGKHVVVEKPFTLNSAEAARLGALAKERGLCLTVFQNRRWDGDFLTVKRLVEEGKLGKLYSFESHFDRYRPQVKKRWKEEAGPGGGTLWDLGAHLVDQALQLFGMPDSITADVAKQREGAQAVDWFHLLLRYGEMRVILRSGSVVHEPWPRFVLHGEADAFTKYGLDPQEEQLKAGLRPGMAGWGAEPTERHGRLSRGGNVPTIPGSYEHFYRQLAAAMSGRGEVPVAAESAAQVIRVLEAADRQSQPRVSGVM; from the coding sequence ATGGCTCTGTCACGCTCTGAGGGTGTCTTTCGGGTGGGGTTGATCGGCTACGGCCTGGCAGGCGCGAGCTTTCATGCTCCGCTGCTCTCCGTGGAGCCAGCCTTCCACTTGAGTGCCATTGTCACGCGGAGCGCGGAGGCGGTGGCACGGGACTGGCCGGGAGTGAGGGTGGTCTCGGTGGACGCGCTGCTGGCGGATCCGGAGATCGATCTGGTCATCGTGGCGACGCCGAACGACAGCCACGCGTCGCTGGCGGAGCGGGCGTTGCTGGCAGGCAAGCACGTGGTGGTGGAGAAGCCCTTCACGCTGAACTCGGCGGAGGCGGCGCGGCTGGGGGCGCTGGCAAAGGAGCGAGGGCTCTGCCTGACGGTCTTCCAGAACCGGCGCTGGGACGGGGACTTCCTGACGGTGAAGCGGCTGGTGGAGGAGGGGAAGCTGGGGAAGCTCTACAGCTTCGAGAGCCACTTCGATCGCTACCGGCCGCAGGTGAAGAAGCGCTGGAAAGAGGAGGCGGGGCCTGGGGGCGGAACGCTGTGGGATCTGGGGGCGCACCTGGTGGATCAGGCGCTGCAGCTCTTCGGGATGCCCGATTCAATCACGGCGGACGTTGCGAAGCAGCGGGAGGGAGCGCAGGCGGTGGACTGGTTCCACCTGCTCCTGCGCTACGGGGAGATGCGGGTCATCCTGCGCTCGGGTTCGGTGGTGCATGAGCCCTGGCCGCGTTTCGTGCTGCACGGCGAGGCGGACGCTTTCACCAAGTACGGACTGGATCCGCAGGAGGAGCAGCTCAAGGCCGGGCTAAGGCCGGGAATGGCGGGCTGGGGCGCGGAGCCCACGGAGCGCCACGGACGCTTGAGCCGAGGCGGGAATGTGCCAACCATTCCCGGAAGCTACGAGCACTTCTACCGCCAGCTCGCCGCCGCCATGTCAGGGCGAGGAGAAGTGCCCGTGGCAGCGGAGAGCGCAGCGCAGGTGATCCGGGTATTGGAAGCTGCGGACAGGCAGTCTCAGCCCCGCGTGAGCGGCGTCATGTAG
- a CDS encoding tetratricopeptide repeat protein: MSEQNDLTRTSSSASPPVSGAPVARPATEVLAQNLSAMPAALSPEDDARERIAALEREARALSSSDPQAAALLFHELGLLWEETLKNPRNAAVAFQNAYKLAPKFLVNIRAARRLFADVGNWLMVIQLLDAELAGTEEPRQKATLLFEKASILEERLSREEEAKATWKLCLELKPNEATLLTQLEAHYAARNDSESLIEVYRLLASALENPTLRAHYLTSAGLVLEERLKQRETAATYFREAFALDRSDLLLLSAMKRLAEREGRTDELLAALAAEAHVLGTQATPAYLQIAKVYERMGRKDDALAALLAARRVTPNEPLVLSELAGIYETQGRYEELSDVLLSWVSSINDESELVAINLRLAALYEEDLKRDQDAVSRYQAILSRIPGHGPALAGLGKLYHRMGNWEGLVSVFDAEIAAAEDARSKAGRMYKAAEVLEEKLGRQEDAISRYNICLQLQPGYLPAQKALSRLYERQGRFSELVSMYEQDLLQTADRDQLISTLNKMAVIYEDRLTDLEHAIECMKRILDLASDHLATIRNLSRLYERAGRYRELIETQELEGSFAGDTKQVLSLYHRNAEILDENLKDRPGAITMYERVLALAPSYLPALKALGRLYAQEGRWHELIKMYRAEAEISPSTEQAATLQFKIGELYEHRLKAQNEAVPAYEEALTLAPSYFPALRALARIYRANGHWEKLIEVLRAEAANRIDPVERANALFQAAAIWEDQLQRPELAIEGYQEVLKVTPGHAPSLRALERLYTTQDNSKELVAILDRETQVGQTPGAKVSAYLKLARLYLDRFQEPARAAQCCEAVIQLDAGNFTALKMLERIRAADKPRRAELRYRLSERVPEARLRTALRLSAAADQDKGSSEASLDEYKLAFQENPSDVRVAFALERALRQAGDSAGLAWLYSRRLEVVTEPIERVGLMLRSADLAEHKLGDLERAGQLYRAALEAQPQCLPALMGSRRVQLKQGNAAAARATLEAEARASRDPRSAVEAFIAAAKLASARLNDLDGAAALYRLALEKEPLNPTATAGLEDLLAQRGGTSDLAALHERRGEAKLAQRDFNAAAAAFVSGAKLNLAALSDRSRAMALVERALAAQPAHPDALELKGRLLLEAQKYPEAAAAMAQRVQLGGDPRLLAQLHLTLGGLYQTHLNEPSRASAHLQTALAAMPKNEEALERLATLHSQARNWSGAVDCLKRLLELDLPTVDRARHMVDLARIHDEGLGDTAGASALYRKALELSPGDSELVDRLVTLYERAHNLPELAQMMETQVGTLAAVDQKRAQAVRLRLAELYARSLDQPARAISVYRSALDNEPTNIPARAALADLYMRDSSATAMAIEEHRQLLKLEPTRVESLHALFKLWEGLKQNDKAFCAAAALMFLRSANEVEVVFYNEAKARLPQEGTERLAQTELDGMLMHPSSRGPLLEVLRAMGDQFSKLHPPQFEMLGVDKKADKLKPDSAVFKAIRTVANVFGVEEFEVYMARRGLMTLETTEPLSVCVGSDVVRKFNAREQKFLIGRAVLGLLNKTAVLSKLSQGETADLFGNSIRIHASQFAALGRKNDDQVKQLRKAFSRKALKALEAPAFSLGEVQKVDLKQMTEGLGLSADRAGMLMCGDIAVGLGLVLREDPSMSATKVDTMDPVLQALKQREDLRDLLAFSLSDDFFRLRQRLGVAV, from the coding sequence ATGAGCGAGCAGAACGATCTCACGAGGACCTCGTCCTCTGCCTCCCCCCCCGTGTCCGGTGCTCCCGTGGCCCGACCCGCGACGGAGGTTCTCGCGCAGAACCTGAGCGCCATGCCTGCCGCCCTCTCTCCCGAAGACGATGCCCGCGAGCGCATTGCCGCCCTCGAGCGCGAGGCCCGCGCTCTCAGCTCCTCCGATCCCCAGGCCGCCGCCCTCCTCTTCCATGAGCTCGGCCTCCTCTGGGAGGAGACCCTCAAGAACCCGCGCAACGCCGCCGTCGCCTTCCAGAACGCCTACAAGCTGGCGCCCAAGTTCCTCGTGAACATCCGCGCCGCTCGCCGCCTCTTCGCCGACGTCGGCAACTGGCTCATGGTCATCCAGCTGCTCGACGCCGAGCTCGCCGGCACCGAGGAGCCTCGCCAGAAGGCCACCCTCCTCTTCGAGAAGGCCTCCATCCTCGAGGAGCGCCTCTCTCGCGAGGAAGAGGCCAAGGCCACCTGGAAGCTGTGCCTCGAGCTCAAGCCCAACGAGGCCACCCTCCTCACCCAGCTCGAGGCCCACTACGCCGCGCGCAATGACTCCGAGTCTCTCATCGAGGTCTACCGCCTGCTGGCCAGCGCCCTCGAGAACCCCACGCTGCGCGCCCACTACCTGACCTCCGCGGGCCTCGTGCTCGAGGAGCGCCTCAAGCAGCGCGAGACCGCAGCCACCTACTTCCGCGAGGCGTTCGCGCTCGACCGCTCGGACCTGCTCCTGCTCTCCGCCATGAAGCGCCTGGCCGAGCGCGAAGGCCGCACCGACGAGCTGCTCGCCGCTCTCGCCGCCGAGGCCCACGTGCTCGGCACCCAGGCCACGCCCGCCTACCTCCAGATCGCCAAGGTCTACGAGCGCATGGGCCGCAAGGATGACGCCCTGGCCGCGCTGCTCGCCGCCCGCCGCGTCACCCCCAACGAGCCGCTCGTCCTCTCCGAGCTCGCCGGCATCTACGAGACCCAGGGCCGCTACGAGGAGCTCTCCGACGTGCTCCTCTCCTGGGTCAGCTCCATCAACGACGAGAGCGAGCTGGTCGCCATCAACCTGCGCCTCGCCGCCCTCTACGAGGAGGACCTCAAGCGCGATCAGGACGCTGTCTCGCGCTACCAGGCCATCCTCTCGCGCATCCCCGGCCACGGCCCCGCGCTCGCGGGCCTCGGCAAGCTCTACCACCGCATGGGCAACTGGGAGGGGCTCGTCTCCGTGTTCGACGCGGAGATCGCCGCCGCCGAGGACGCCCGCTCCAAGGCCGGCCGCATGTACAAGGCCGCCGAGGTGCTCGAGGAGAAGCTCGGACGCCAGGAGGACGCGATCTCCCGGTACAACATCTGCCTCCAGCTCCAGCCCGGCTACCTGCCCGCGCAGAAGGCCCTCTCGCGCCTCTACGAGCGCCAGGGCCGCTTCTCCGAGCTCGTCTCCATGTACGAGCAGGATCTCCTCCAGACCGCCGATCGCGATCAGCTCATCAGCACGCTGAACAAGATGGCCGTCATCTACGAGGACCGGCTTACCGATCTCGAGCACGCCATCGAGTGCATGAAGCGCATCCTCGATCTGGCCTCGGATCACCTGGCCACCATCCGCAACCTGTCCCGCCTCTACGAGCGCGCCGGGCGCTACCGCGAGCTGATCGAGACCCAGGAGCTGGAGGGCTCGTTCGCGGGTGACACCAAGCAGGTGCTCTCGCTCTACCACCGCAACGCGGAGATCCTCGACGAGAACCTCAAGGATCGCCCCGGCGCCATCACCATGTACGAGCGCGTGCTCGCCCTGGCCCCCTCGTACCTGCCCGCGCTCAAGGCGCTGGGCCGCCTGTACGCGCAGGAGGGCCGCTGGCACGAGCTCATCAAGATGTACCGCGCCGAGGCGGAGATCTCCCCCTCCACCGAGCAGGCCGCGACGCTCCAGTTCAAGATCGGCGAGCTGTACGAGCACCGCCTCAAGGCCCAGAACGAGGCCGTCCCCGCCTATGAGGAGGCGCTGACGCTGGCGCCCAGCTACTTCCCCGCGCTGCGCGCGCTGGCCCGCATCTACCGGGCCAATGGCCACTGGGAGAAGCTCATCGAGGTGCTGCGCGCCGAGGCCGCCAACCGCATCGATCCGGTGGAGCGCGCCAACGCCCTCTTCCAGGCCGCCGCCATCTGGGAGGATCAGCTCCAACGGCCCGAGCTGGCCATCGAGGGCTACCAGGAGGTCCTCAAGGTGACGCCGGGCCACGCCCCCAGCCTGCGGGCCCTGGAGCGCCTCTACACCACCCAGGACAACAGCAAGGAGCTGGTGGCCATCCTGGACCGCGAGACCCAGGTGGGCCAGACGCCCGGCGCCAAGGTGTCCGCCTACCTGAAGCTGGCGCGCCTGTACCTGGATCGCTTCCAGGAGCCCGCCCGCGCCGCCCAGTGCTGCGAGGCCGTGATCCAGCTGGATGCGGGCAACTTCACCGCGCTGAAGATGCTCGAGCGCATCCGCGCCGCCGACAAGCCGCGCCGCGCCGAGCTGCGCTACCGCCTCTCCGAGCGCGTGCCGGAGGCGCGCCTGCGCACCGCCCTGCGCCTGTCCGCTGCCGCCGATCAGGACAAGGGCTCCAGCGAGGCCTCACTGGACGAGTACAAGCTCGCGTTCCAGGAGAACCCCTCGGACGTGCGCGTGGCCTTCGCCCTGGAGCGTGCGCTGCGGCAGGCCGGTGACTCCGCGGGCCTGGCGTGGCTCTACAGCCGCCGCCTGGAGGTGGTGACCGAGCCCATCGAGCGCGTGGGGCTCATGCTCCGCAGCGCCGATCTGGCCGAGCACAAGCTGGGCGATCTGGAGCGCGCGGGCCAGCTCTACCGCGCCGCCCTGGAGGCCCAGCCGCAGTGCCTGCCCGCCCTCATGGGCAGCCGCCGCGTGCAGCTCAAGCAGGGCAACGCCGCCGCCGCCCGCGCCACCCTGGAGGCCGAGGCCCGCGCCAGCCGCGATCCGCGCAGCGCCGTGGAGGCCTTCATCGCCGCCGCGAAGCTCGCCTCCGCCCGCCTGAACGATCTGGACGGCGCCGCCGCCCTGTACCGCTTGGCCCTGGAGAAGGAGCCGCTCAACCCCACCGCCACCGCGGGCCTGGAGGATCTGCTCGCCCAGCGCGGCGGCACCTCCGATCTCGCCGCCCTGCACGAGCGGCGCGGTGAGGCGAAGCTCGCCCAGCGCGACTTCAACGCCGCCGCCGCCGCCTTCGTCAGCGGCGCCAAGCTGAACCTCGCGGCGCTCAGCGATCGCTCCAGGGCCATGGCCCTGGTGGAGCGCGCGCTCGCAGCGCAGCCCGCGCACCCGGACGCCCTGGAGCTCAAGGGCCGCCTGCTGCTGGAGGCGCAGAAGTACCCCGAGGCCGCCGCGGCCATGGCCCAGCGTGTCCAGCTCGGTGGCGATCCGCGCCTGCTGGCGCAGCTCCACCTCACCCTGGGCGGCCTGTACCAGACGCACCTCAACGAGCCGAGCCGCGCCTCTGCCCACCTGCAGACGGCCCTGGCCGCCATGCCGAAGAACGAGGAGGCCCTGGAGCGCCTGGCCACGCTGCACTCGCAGGCCCGCAACTGGTCCGGCGCCGTGGACTGCCTCAAGCGCCTGCTGGAGCTGGACCTGCCCACCGTGGATCGCGCCCGCCACATGGTGGATCTGGCCCGCATCCACGACGAGGGCCTGGGCGACACCGCTGGCGCTTCCGCGCTCTACCGCAAGGCGCTGGAGCTGAGCCCTGGGGACTCCGAGCTGGTGGACCGGCTCGTCACCCTCTACGAGCGCGCCCACAACCTGCCCGAGCTGGCGCAGATGATGGAGACGCAGGTGGGCACCCTGGCCGCCGTCGACCAGAAGCGCGCCCAGGCCGTGCGCCTGCGGCTGGCCGAGCTGTACGCCCGCTCGCTGGATCAGCCCGCGCGCGCCATCTCCGTCTACCGCTCCGCGCTGGATAACGAGCCCACGAACATCCCGGCCCGCGCCGCGCTGGCGGACCTTTATATGCGGGACAGCTCGGCCACGGCGATGGCCATTGAAGAGCACCGCCAGCTGCTCAAGCTGGAGCCCACGCGGGTGGAGAGCCTCCACGCCCTCTTCAAGCTGTGGGAGGGCCTGAAGCAGAACGACAAGGCTTTCTGCGCGGCGGCGGCGCTGATGTTCCTGCGCTCGGCCAACGAGGTGGAGGTCGTCTTCTACAACGAGGCCAAGGCGCGGCTGCCCCAGGAGGGCACCGAGCGGCTCGCGCAGACGGAGCTCGACGGCATGCTGATGCACCCGTCCTCGCGCGGCCCGCTGCTCGAGGTGCTCCGGGCCATGGGTGATCAGTTCAGCAAGCTGCACCCGCCCCAGTTCGAGATGCTCGGCGTGGACAAGAAGGCCGACAAGCTCAAGCCGGACTCGGCGGTGTTCAAGGCCATTCGCACCGTGGCGAACGTGTTCGGTGTGGAGGAGTTCGAGGTCTACATGGCCCGCCGTGGGCTCATGACGCTGGAGACCACCGAGCCCCTCTCCGTGTGCGTGGGTTCGGACGTGGTGCGCAAGTTCAATGCCCGCGAGCAGAAGTTCCTCATCGGCCGCGCGGTGCTGGGCCTGCTGAACAAGACGGCGGTGCTGTCCAAGCTGTCCCAGGGCGAGACGGCCGATTTGTTCGGCAACTCCATCCGCATCCACGCGTCGCAGTTCGCCGCGCTGGGCCGCAAGAACGACGATCAGGTCAAGCAGCTGCGCAAGGCCTTCTCGCGCAAGGCGCTCAAGGCGCTGGAGGCGCCGGCCTTCTCGCTCGGGGAGGTGCAGAAGGTGGACCTCAAGCAGATGACCGAGGGCCTGGGCCTGTCGGCGGATCGCGCCGGCATGCTGATGTGCGGAGACATCGCCGTGGGCCTCGGGCTGGTGCTGCGCGAGGATCCGTCCATGTCGGCCACCAAGGTGGACACCATGGATCCGGTGCTCCAGGCGCTCAAGCAGCGCGAGGATCTCCGGGATCTGCTCGCCTTCTCGCTGTCGGATGACTTCTTCCGGCTGCGGCAGCGGCTGGGCGTCGCGGTGTAG
- a CDS encoding DUF4336 domain-containing protein, whose product MLRKLDENLWVAEQPLRFLGLSVGARMTVIRLSDGGLWVHSPLRLLPERKEAVEALGPVRFLVAPNKFHHLFIGEWMAAYPQALAYAAPGLPEKRKDLRFHAVLSEQAPAEWAGQLEALPWRGAPLLSETAFFHRPSRTLVLTDTVHNIGPNATALTRFFFRAFGGYGRMAPSLPERLAIRDRAAVRGNVDAILQWDFQRVIMAHGHIVERDGAQALRQAYAWL is encoded by the coding sequence ATGCTGCGCAAGTTGGACGAGAACCTGTGGGTCGCGGAGCAGCCCCTGCGTTTCCTGGGGCTGTCCGTCGGGGCCCGTATGACGGTCATCCGGCTGTCGGACGGCGGCCTTTGGGTGCACTCCCCGCTCCGGCTCCTACCGGAGCGAAAGGAGGCCGTGGAGGCGCTCGGCCCCGTGCGCTTCCTCGTCGCGCCCAACAAGTTCCACCACCTGTTCATCGGCGAGTGGATGGCTGCCTACCCCCAGGCCCTCGCGTATGCCGCACCGGGCTTGCCGGAGAAGCGCAAGGACCTCCGCTTCCACGCCGTGCTCTCCGAGCAGGCGCCCGCGGAGTGGGCCGGGCAGCTCGAGGCGCTGCCCTGGCGCGGCGCTCCCCTGCTCAGTGAGACCGCCTTCTTCCACCGCCCGAGCCGCACGCTGGTGCTCACCGACACGGTGCACAACATCGGCCCGAATGCCACGGCACTGACCCGCTTCTTCTTTCGTGCGTTCGGAGGCTACGGCCGGATGGCCCCCTCGCTGCCCGAGCGCTTGGCCATCAGGGACCGTGCCGCCGTCCGTGGCAACGTGGACGCCATCCTCCAGTGGGACTTCCAGCGCGTCATCATGGCCCATGGCCACATTGTCGAGCGAGACGGGGCCCAGGCCCTCCGCCAGGCCTACGCCTGGCTCTGA
- a CDS encoding zinc-binding alcohol dehydrogenase family protein has protein sequence MKAVALKRYLPSSNPEALLDVELPDPKPLGRDLLVRVHAVSVNPVDVKVRSPKDKTEDTPRVIGWDAAGVVEATGPDCTLFKKGDAVFYAGSITRPGSNSELQLVDERIVGPKPRSLDFAQSAAIPLTALTAYEGLFDRLSIDVGGKHAGRTLLVINGAGGVGSIAIQLGKLAGLKVIATASRPESQEWCRKMGADQVINHHQSIPQQLKALGIAEVDYLFNTVNTSAYWDTMVEVIKPFGGIVSIVETDEPVKLGALMRKSVRFAWELMFTRAIFQTEDMQEQHRILKQVSEWLDAGKLKTTVTETLTPISAANMRAAHGKLESAKMVGKLVLEGWR, from the coding sequence ATGAAGGCCGTTGCCCTGAAGCGCTATCTGCCCAGCTCGAACCCCGAGGCGCTGCTTGACGTCGAGCTGCCTGATCCCAAGCCTCTGGGCCGGGATCTGCTGGTCCGCGTTCACGCGGTCTCGGTGAACCCGGTGGACGTGAAGGTTCGGTCCCCGAAGGACAAGACGGAAGACACACCGCGTGTCATTGGGTGGGACGCGGCGGGTGTGGTGGAGGCCACCGGGCCTGACTGCACGCTCTTCAAGAAGGGCGACGCGGTCTTCTACGCGGGGAGCATCACCCGGCCTGGCTCCAACAGCGAGCTCCAGCTCGTCGACGAGCGGATTGTAGGGCCGAAGCCGCGCTCGCTCGACTTCGCCCAGTCGGCCGCGATCCCGCTGACGGCGCTCACCGCGTACGAGGGCTTGTTCGATCGGCTCTCCATCGACGTGGGGGGGAAGCACGCGGGGCGGACGCTGCTGGTGATCAACGGGGCTGGCGGCGTGGGCTCCATCGCGATCCAGCTGGGCAAGCTGGCAGGGCTGAAGGTGATCGCCACGGCGTCCCGGCCCGAGTCCCAGGAGTGGTGCCGGAAGATGGGCGCGGATCAGGTGATCAACCACCACCAGAGCATCCCCCAGCAGTTGAAGGCGCTGGGGATTGCGGAGGTGGATTACCTCTTCAACACCGTCAACACGTCGGCCTATTGGGACACCATGGTGGAGGTCATCAAGCCCTTCGGCGGCATCGTCTCGATCGTGGAGACGGATGAGCCGGTGAAGCTGGGGGCGCTGATGCGCAAGAGCGTCCGGTTCGCGTGGGAGCTGATGTTCACCCGGGCCATCTTCCAGACCGAGGACATGCAGGAGCAGCACCGGATCCTCAAGCAGGTCTCCGAGTGGCTCGACGCCGGCAAGCTGAAGACGACGGTGACGGAGACGCTGACGCCCATCTCCGCGGCGAACATGCGTGCGGCGCACGGCAAGCTCGAGTCCGCGAAGATGGTGGGCAAGCTCGTGCTCGAAGGCTGGCGCTGA
- a CDS encoding PAS domain-containing protein: protein MPRPLIQERRLPPQAPSPEEEERLKALYRLRLLDREPNPEYDAIVQLAADFCEVPLALLSLVDRDRLWFKAKVGFPGIIQTVRKGSFCATAIQQEGLLVIEDALEDPRFRNNPRVQSEPYLRFYAGTALRSTEGYAVGVLCVMDHIPRHLGMLQLRALEQLGRQLETHFRLRLQLREAQERNAELEQARTRLHGLNENLQVEIQERHRVERDLRAQGELLHNILTHIPHSVFWKDRDGVFLGCNDAFARQMGRESPQELVGTKDSDFSFPSEQVQAFRRADLEVLNTGRPLLAFEEPFRLQEGQDRWLLTSKVPLRDPEGNPWAVLGIFADITEQRRQGEQLHEALRQVELYASRLELLVHEARARTRRLMEASLDAVFVLDHVGCVLEANPVARTLLGRENSQLVGLPFESLALEPERLSLRRSLGDLLTRGTMRLEDQGLRSATGSRIAVQLMGSIQDVGDNRRLLIIAHDLTERRRLEQQSIQNDRLAAMGVLAAGIAHEINNPTAYVLSNLDFLRGWWDDLEQHLESQPALPPPLQEGLAEGRQLLADCIDGCSRINDIVRGMRHLSHQGHSEELSVLDVHATLDSVLHISQGELKHTARLQKDYAPELPLILGNEGRLGQVFLNLIVNAVHAMQPGTPRENTLRVCTQAEGSKVRIDISDTGHGIPHEALPHIFDPFFTTKPAGVGTGLGLSISHAIVQKMGGEMQVRSQVGQGTTFSLLLPAHKEP from the coding sequence ATGCCGCGGCCGCTGATTCAGGAGCGCAGGCTCCCGCCCCAGGCTCCATCCCCCGAGGAAGAGGAGCGCTTGAAGGCGCTGTACCGCCTCCGGCTGCTCGATCGAGAGCCCAACCCCGAGTACGACGCCATCGTCCAGCTCGCCGCGGACTTCTGCGAAGTCCCCCTCGCGCTGCTCAGCCTGGTGGACCGGGATCGGCTGTGGTTCAAGGCCAAGGTGGGCTTCCCCGGGATCATCCAGACGGTGCGCAAGGGCTCCTTCTGCGCGACGGCGATCCAGCAGGAGGGGCTCCTGGTCATCGAGGATGCTCTCGAGGATCCGCGCTTCCGCAACAACCCGCGCGTCCAAAGCGAGCCCTACCTCCGGTTCTATGCCGGCACGGCGCTGAGGTCCACGGAGGGCTACGCGGTCGGAGTGCTCTGCGTGATGGATCATATCCCCCGCCACCTGGGGATGCTCCAGCTGCGCGCCCTGGAGCAGCTGGGCCGGCAATTGGAGACGCACTTCCGCCTGCGCCTGCAGCTGCGCGAGGCCCAGGAGCGCAACGCAGAGCTGGAGCAAGCCCGCACGCGCCTGCACGGGCTCAACGAGAACCTCCAGGTGGAGATCCAGGAGCGCCACCGCGTGGAGCGGGATCTGCGCGCCCAGGGAGAGCTGCTCCACAACATCCTCACCCATATCCCCCACTCAGTGTTCTGGAAGGACCGCGACGGCGTCTTCCTGGGGTGCAATGACGCCTTCGCGCGCCAGATGGGCCGGGAGTCGCCCCAAGAGCTCGTGGGCACCAAGGACTCCGACTTCAGCTTCCCCTCCGAGCAGGTCCAGGCCTTCCGGCGGGCGGATCTGGAGGTGCTCAACACCGGACGGCCCCTGCTCGCGTTCGAGGAACCCTTCCGCCTCCAGGAGGGGCAGGATCGCTGGCTGCTGACGAGCAAGGTGCCGCTGCGGGATCCAGAAGGCAACCCGTGGGCCGTGCTGGGCATCTTCGCGGACATCACCGAGCAGCGCCGCCAGGGGGAGCAGCTCCACGAAGCGCTCCGGCAGGTGGAGCTGTATGCCTCGCGCCTGGAGTTGCTCGTGCATGAGGCGCGTGCGCGCACCCGCCGGCTCATGGAGGCCTCGCTGGATGCCGTCTTCGTCCTGGACCATGTGGGCTGCGTGCTCGAGGCCAACCCCGTGGCCCGCACACTGCTCGGGCGCGAGAACTCACAGCTGGTCGGCCTCCCCTTCGAGTCGCTCGCTCTGGAGCCGGAGCGGCTCTCCCTGCGGCGCTCCTTGGGTGATCTGCTGACCCGGGGGACGATGCGCTTGGAGGATCAAGGCCTGCGCTCCGCCACGGGCAGCCGGATAGCGGTCCAGCTGATGGGCTCGATCCAGGACGTGGGAGACAACCGGCGCCTCCTCATCATCGCGCACGATCTCACCGAGCGGCGGCGCCTGGAGCAGCAGAGCATCCAGAACGACCGGCTGGCCGCCATGGGAGTGCTGGCGGCAGGCATCGCCCACGAGATCAACAATCCCACCGCCTACGTGCTCTCCAACCTGGACTTCCTGCGCGGCTGGTGGGACGACCTGGAGCAGCATCTGGAGTCGCAGCCCGCGCTCCCCCCCCCGCTCCAAGAGGGGCTCGCCGAGGGCCGCCAGCTGCTGGCCGACTGCATCGACGGGTGCTCGCGCATCAACGACATCGTCCGGGGCATGCGCCACCTGTCCCACCAGGGCCATTCCGAGGAGCTCTCCGTCCTGGACGTCCATGCGACCCTGGACTCGGTGCTGCACATCTCCCAGGGCGAGCTGAAGCACACCGCGCGGCTGCAGAAGGACTACGCCCCGGAGCTGCCGCTGATCCTCGGCAACGAGGGACGCCTGGGACAGGTGTTCCTCAACCTCATCGTCAACGCCGTGCACGCCATGCAGCCCGGCACTCCGCGCGAGAACACCCTGCGCGTGTGCACCCAGGCGGAAGGTTCCAAGGTCCGCATCGACATCAGCGACACCGGCCACGGAATCCCTCACGAGGCCCTGCCGCACATCTTCGATCCCTTCTTCACCACCAAGCCGGCAGGCGTGGGCACGGGGCTCGGCCTCTCCATCAGCCATGCCATCGTCCAGAAGATGGGCGGAGAGATGCAGGTGAGGAGCCAGGTGGGACAGGGGACTACGTTCTCGCTGCTGCTGCCCGCACACAAAGAGCCCTGA
- a CDS encoding TetR/AcrR family transcriptional regulator produces MNPRSKSKSPLKERIREAVHGEILSAAERVFGASGLGAAKMEEIATAAGVSVGTLYNHFADREALLTALLDTRRAELLDMLDDVVEQMKSEPFPAQLGRFIGTTVEHLGQHRPLFAMLIEEELHSGRGRLRGKPALRELTARCQRLVEQGLKQGALRKQDAAVYPALLMGFIRGVFAQAMHEDTLRLSPELVQAMVRTFLEGAGARA; encoded by the coding sequence ATGAATCCGCGTTCAAAATCTAAATCCCCCCTCAAGGAACGAATCCGAGAGGCAGTCCACGGGGAGATCCTCTCCGCCGCCGAGCGCGTCTTCGGCGCCAGTGGGCTCGGTGCGGCGAAGATGGAGGAGATCGCGACGGCGGCGGGGGTCTCGGTCGGGACGCTCTACAACCACTTCGCGGATCGCGAGGCCTTGCTGACAGCGCTGCTGGACACGCGGCGTGCCGAGCTCCTGGACATGCTGGATGACGTCGTGGAGCAGATGAAGTCCGAGCCGTTCCCAGCTCAGCTGGGGCGGTTCATCGGCACGACCGTGGAGCACCTAGGCCAGCACCGGCCCCTCTTCGCCATGCTGATCGAGGAGGAGCTGCACAGTGGCCGGGGCCGCCTGCGAGGCAAGCCCGCGCTCCGGGAGCTGACGGCGCGCTGCCAGCGGCTCGTGGAGCAAGGGCTCAAACAGGGCGCGCTCCGGAAGCAGGATGCGGCGGTTTACCCCGCCCTCCTCATGGGCTTCATCCGAGGCGTCTTCGCCCAGGCCATGCATGAAGACACGCTGCGGCTGTCGCCGGAGCTCGTCCAAGCGATGGTGCGCACCTTCCTGGAAGGCGCGGGGGCCCGCGCATGA